In Mytilus edulis chromosome 13, xbMytEdul2.2, whole genome shotgun sequence, a single window of DNA contains:
- the LOC139500843 gene encoding uncharacterized protein isoform X2, giving the protein MATSISAEETYYLRIANLLLKVAPTAVRVKFDKEFYPSGLQTVLNQNRVKIQGLLQKRIINQKQWNLLFPSSGTADSSTFDVTLMICLLRNLAKINIQDNLPVSTDTTEEAALSRIKFYRNEIAHNDSGTLREKQFHQYWEEISKAIILLGGQNYCVLT; this is encoded by the exons ATGGCAACTTCAATAAGTGCAGAAGAGACCTATTATCTACGTATTGCAAATTTGTTGCTCAAAGTAGCACCTACAGCTGTCAGAGTGAAGTTTGATAAGGAGTTTTATCCGTCAGGATTGCAGACGGTTCTTAATCAAAATAGAGTAAAAATCCAGGGACTTCTACAGAAGAGGATAATCAACCAAAAACAATGGAACTTACTTTTTCCAAGCTCgg GTACAGCTGACTCGTCTACTTTTGATGTAACTCTTATGATATGCTTACTCAGGAATCTGGCTAAAATAAATATCCAAGATAACCTCCCAGTATCTACTGATACAACTGAGGAGGCAGCTTTGTCAAGAATCAAATTTTACCGAAATGAGATTGCTCATAACGATAGTGGAACTTTGAGAGAAAAACAATTTCACCAGTACTGGGAAGAAATTAGTAAG GCTATTATTCTCCTTGGAGGACAAAATTACTGTGTGTTGACCTGA
- the LOC139500843 gene encoding ankyrin-1-like isoform X1, with translation MLDNWCVQFNAIQIILSSKKVKILSSCRNYIFKNRCFSKVKLFSETYVDITSEKYSLSGKERSLIAEVYLSANEVNILQRSNILMTYDFFPLLCQLYSSNKSIDVEKYFSDPIEAINVELESLMNETDQTTFATLFLFVIYNNCIDDNIFTRRVVVRNILPDLSDHFEFSSRWSTHVVKLQLNKLTNSLVKKCDNSYSIVHDKIFDILVLFFGNKYFDLCLEEAHTDIIRDRFQLLSLNAEVSEGMITVAADKEHAYFDRISNDIRNGQTENVFSNIQITYISYQQKLMTHLENNEDLLKIVLSLSEKESSPLLTVANQGLSYLVGSLIDLGFNVNVLDKNGRSPLFLAAYFDYTESVELLLNKSANPDLCNDKKISPLHLACLNGSIGMVKLLINYKCSKDIRSYYWHTPLYFASVLGHTEIVAFLLENKSDANICSKNNNNALHAACHFDNEEIVKLLIDYGCDPTVLSVYNESPLFVACLHNSILSAGLLLEAGCNPNVYTNVEGNYNPHPSIKHIEIIIHSIKNDTYEHMCALLLEDAEFYENSCARLAVAMNDFYYINLEGLVTKPLSSFNMTPLFVASSNGDVDLVKLLLEHNANPNLGNGFNETPLYFAAEKGYIEIVNMLFEFNADPNLCNNSNVSPLQTATVNGFSKIVSLLLHNGANPNHDDNDNGPLMILATHRWFYDIVELLLKFNANPNIYNGKGETCLHLASQMGAVEIVRLLLENHADPNVVDYSLNTPLHIASHALRHSVFIKSSVRRNNIVMSLEKLYIQPFIDYVSQSVHQKFRETVKLLLKYKADPLSVV, from the coding sequence ATGCTGGACAATTGGTGTGTACAATTTAATGCAATCCAGATCATTTTAAGCagcaaaaaagtgaaaatattaaGCTCATGcagaaattatattttcaaaaatagatGCTTTTCCAAAGTAAAACTTTTTTCTGAAACTTATGTTGACATAACATCAGAAAAATATTCGTTATCTGGAAAAGAAAGATCTCTCATTGCAGAGGTTTATCTATCGGCAAATGAAGTAAACATTTTACAGAGATCAAACATACTTatgacatatgatttttttccaCTTTTATGTCAGTTGTATTCATCAAATAAGTCCATTGATGTAGAAAAATACTTTTCGGATCCTATTGAGGCAATTAATGTAGAGCTAGAATCTCTAATGAACGAAACTGATCAAACAACTTTTGCAacactatttttatttgttatctaTAATAACTGCATAGACGATAACATTTTTACTCGGAGAGTAGTAGTAAGAAATATTTTACCGGATTTATCAGaccattttgaattttcgtcACGTTGGTCAACCCATGTTGtcaaattacaattgaataaactCACCAAcagtttggtaaaaaaatgcgACAATTCTTATAGTATAGTACACGACAAGATTTTTGACATCCTGGTTTTGTTTTTCGGTAACAAATATTTCGATCTCTGTCTCGAAGAAGCACACACCGATATAATACGAGACCGATTTCAGTTGTTGTCCCTAAATGCAGAGGTGTCCGAAGGTATGATTACTGTTGCAGCAGATAAGGAACACGCATATTTTGACAGAATTTCAAATGATATTCGTAATGgtcaaacagaaaatgtgttttccaacattcaGATAACTTATATTTCTTATCAACAAAAACTTATGACACACCTGGAAAATAACGAGGATTTGCTTAAAATTGTTTTATCCTTATCAGAGAAAGAATCTTCACCATTACTTACTGTTGCAAATCAAGGACTCAGTTATCTTGTAGGCTCGCTGATTGATTTAGGATTTAATGTAAATGTTCTCGACAAAAATGGCCGATCCCCTCTGTTTCTCGCTGCCTATTTTGACTATACTGAAAGTGTTGAATTATTGTTGAATAAATCCGCTAATCCTGATTTATGTAACGACAAAAAGATATCTCCACTCCATTTAGCATGTCTAAATGGAAGCATTGGAATGGTAAAACTATTGATCAACTACAAGTGTAGCAAAGACATTCGTAGCTACTATTGGCATACACCACTCTACTTTGCATCAGTGTTGGGTCATACAGAAATTGTCGCATTTTTGTTAGAAAATAAAAGTGATGCTAATATTTGCAGCAAAAACAACAACAACGCTTTGCATGCTGCCTGTCACTTTGATAATGAGGAGATTGTAAAATTACTTATAGATTATGGATGCGATCCAACTGTATTGTCTGTGTATAATGAATCCCCCCTTTTTGTTGCATGTCTTCATAACAGTATTTTATCAGCAGGCTTATTATTAGAAGCAGGATGCAACCCTAATGTGTATACAAATGTGGAAGGGAATTATAATCCGCATCCTAGTATAAAGCATATTGAAATAATAATCCATTCGATAAAAAATGACACATACGAGCATATGTGTGCATTACTTTTAGAGGATGCAGAGTTCTATGAAAATTCGTGTGCAAGACTTGCAGTGGCTATGAatgatttttattatattaaCTTGGAAGGTCTCGTGACCAAACCACTTTCATCATTTAATATGACTCCACTTTTTGTAGCATCATCAAATGGAGACGTTGATTTAGTTAAATTGTTGTTAGAGCACAACGCCAATCCAAATTTGGGAAACGGTTTTAACGAAACTCCATTATATTTTGCAGCTGAAAAAGGATACATAGAAATTGTAAATATGCTTTTCGAATTTAATGCTGATCCAAATTTATGTAACAATAGTAATGTATCACCGCTGCAGACAGCAACTGTAAATGGATTTTCGAAAATTGTTTCCTTGCTATTACATAATGGAGCAAATCCTAACCATGATGACAATGACAATGGCCCCCTAATGATCCTTGCTACACACAGATGGTTTTATGATATAGTTGAACTGCTGTTGAAATTTAATGCTAATCCAAATATCTACAATGGAAAAGGCGAGACCTGTTTGCACCTGGCTTCCCAAATGGGTGCAGTTGAAATTGTTAGATTACTACTCGAAAATCACGCTGATCCAAACGTTGTTGATTATAGTTTGAATACTCCATTGCATATAGCGTCACATGCTTTACGTCACTCGGTGTTTATTAAATCTAGTGTTCGGAGAAACAATATAGTCATGAGTTTGGAAAAACTATACATCCAACCATTCATAGACTACGTATCACAGTCGGTTCACCAAAAATTTAGAGAAACAGTTAAGTTATTATTAAAGTATAAAGCTGATCCATTAAGcgttgtttaa